The DNA segment ATTTTtgttcaaggaaaaaaaataaaagattaaattataaaattaaaaacattaatatgatatgatatcaAATTAATATGAATCTCATACATCTAcattctattttaattcaaatatttcattTCTTTCCATCTCAATTCATACACCTCTTTCATTACTTTAAAgttttagtccttatatttataaaatgtaataaaatttatctcTTATCCTATAAACCATTATGAGTTTGACCTATCAAGTGATCAAACTCACTACATTTCAGAAAATACAAGAATCAAAACCATGtttatataaagactaaaatcaattttgaccaAGACTTCAATCACATTTTACCCCCaagtatttctttttctctttgatggtTAGATAGCAAACGTGTAGATCACCAATAATCTAGAGTTACATATActtctttaaaatataagttaaaaaataagtagaaaAAGAGCGAGTGATTTCTGCATAAAAATACTAGATAATCCTCACATCTCAAGACATTTTTTACATACGATGGTAAACCGTCACATTACATAAAAACTTTTATTCCATGCATAATAAAACACGCAATGATTTTGAGGGTTTGAACAGAATATTTAGTTTGGTAGACAAAGTAACTGTTCAGAAAAGTTCTTCATCACCCTGACCATCCTCCTCTCTGAGGACCCACAGAGCTCAACCTGTCAAGTACTGAGTTGAAATCAACGGCCTGTCCACTCTCCTCCATCCTCTGGATCACACTTGCAACATGGTCACCCCTGAATCCCATGCTCACCAGTTTCTCAATCAACTCATTGTAGGGATGGTTGCGGACGAATTGTGACTGGTTCGGATTTCGGACCATGAGGTTATGCCCTTGTGGGGGGTTCTGAAGGGAAGCACTTGTTGGGGGATATCCAGGTTGAGCAAAATGAGGAGGTTGGGGTGGATGATGTGATCTTCCTCCCTCACCATCATACATCATGTATGCACTACTCGGTGGAGGAAGCGCCGGGAGGGACCCGGTAGGTCCATACATTTCACCTGGTGGTGCAGGAAAAGAGCTCTTCATCTGCTGGGGTGGAGGCTGCTGTGGAACTGTTCTTCCAGCTCCTCCATATCCATAAGGTATGGCATCGGCACGGTTAGATCCCTGTGGTGGAACTCCCGAGTATGGCATTTGCATGGCCATGCTGTTTGGCAGTGTTTCTGCAGGTGATGGGTTTGTTGCTTGATTTGGCTGGTACGGAGGGTACACATTTGGAGAGGAGGGTCTTACTTGAGATTGCATTGGGGGTGGCTGTGAAGGCTGCACCTGCTGTGACCAttgctgttgctgctgctgtggcggctgctgctgttgttgtgGCTGCTGATAGTGAGAAAATTGTTGCACAGGTGGGGATGGGGTTACTTGAGACGGTGTTGGTTGTGGAGCCACAAGTTGGGGTGTTCGATATTGTTGATCGGATGGTAAGTACTGATTCTGGGGGTGCTGGGGCAAGGCTGAATTCGGCATAGGGGTGGGTGGAATGTAATAAGGAGGCTGTTGAGGGGCTTGAGTCACATTTGATGCAGCAGCCTGAGCTGAGGGTGCGGCAGGCTGCGGCTGAGGAGCTATTTGATGAGGCAGGGCAAGAGCCAACTGCTGGTTGTTTGCATCAGATGCGTTGTCAGTTTTTTTAGGATCTGTTGTGGGTGACGACCTCTCCTCATTGGACTGTGAATGGCTGGAGGAAGATGATTCTTTCTGAGCAAGTTGAAGCTTGGCTAATTCTTTCTGTGTCTCAGCTAGCTCTTGCTTGTCTCTTAAAATTTGTACAGACCTGTGAACCTACATAAGTAACACAAGAAAATGAGGTTGGGACGATTGTACAGATTATTCTAGCAGTAAACGATTTTTAATGTAGCAATACTGCACAGAACCAGTAAGATTTAAGTTGATGACTAATAGTCTTTATTCAAGTTGAGTGCACAGTAAGATTAGTTTTTTAGGTAAATTAACCCCAGTGGGTCCCTAATTATTTGGGAATTTTCAAGCAAGTCCCTAaactaaatgtttttaattgggTCCTTGATCATGTAAACTTTTTAATTGAGTCCATGGGGTTAGGGAAATGTTATATTCCTTGAAATATTCCTTATTCTCTCCTTACTGCTTCAAACCAcctaaaatgactatttatggttattttaaaATCCGCCAGAAAATGGCTtccataaattatcattttctgGCAGTTCCAAGCCGCCAGTTAGGAGGGAATAACAAATATTCCATGGAAGATAGCAGTTTCCTAACCCTAgggactcaattaaaaaaattacataatcaaGAACccaattaaaaactatttttagttTAGGGACCTACTTGAAAAACCCCAAATAGTTTTAGGTACCAAATGAGTGGATCAACATATATTAGTAATGAAATGCTACATTTGGACAGAGTTTCCTTAGAATTGGATATGAAGATATATCCTTCTTAACAAATGGCCCTACCAACTTTTCAGCCTTACTTGCAAATAGACTAATAGAGACATGGAGCCCTTCTACTTTTCACACCTCAACTCGtgaataagaaacaaaaaaattgtggtAAGAAAGTTGATTGCCTCTGCTTCATAAAATGACCATATATGTACTTGTACATGAGATTAAGGATATCAAATATcactaattattatttgtatatatgtttctggtaaagttgtgccttggtgacttgttggtcatgggttcgaatccggaaacagcctctttgcatatgcaagggtaaggctgcgtacaacatccctcccccataccttcgcaaagcgaagagcctccgggcaatggggtacgaagttttttgagggcgagccctggtgcagcggtaaagttgtgccttggtgacttgttggtcatgggttcgaatccggaaacagcctctttgcatatgcaagggtaaggctgcgtacaacatccctctcccataccttcgcatagcgaagagcctccgggcaatggggtacgaagttttttttttttatgtttctggtGCCATTTATTCTTGCTTTTTCTTGCACTTTCCTCAGTATTTACTTGGCTGTGGGTAAGGATGGAAAAATAATCCACATATcaataatttaactaattaatccATACTTCAATCCAATCCAACCATCCAtttaagtaaacaaaaaagtaaatgaacaagattggtcgggttattgtgaTTAACGGATAGTTAATGATCCATCcgtttttttttccaatccaTTGAATTATTAAGCTATTGAATAGATCAATTGGTTTTTCCTATTGTTATTGAAAGCTCTCTCCTTCCTGCTACTTCTCCATCACTATGTGATCCACTAACAATAATATTGCAattattgaaaatgaattttcaaaatataacatctaaataaATGGGTTGGATTTTCATCCATAAAAAATGATCAGTGAATGGATTGGatttttcaatgcatttctAACAGATCATAAATAGATTAATGGATTGTTTTCCATCCATCCAATATAATACAACTTAAATTTTATCCAAACCTACCAATTGACACCTCTAGGACTAGGGAATGTTTTATTCAATCAAATCGAaatcatattaagaaaaaaaataatttatatcttgCAAATTGTCAATCTGTATATGTACTTTGTTTTTGACACTATTATGTTGATACAATATCATATAATCTGGTAGTTAACATGTTATTGTGTGACTTGACACTGTGAGGAAACACACCTATGGTTGGGAGGAGCTGCCGGGTTGAGAGTGCTGGCCAAGAATCTTAAAACAGTTTGCAATACCTCTCACTCTCACTAATGGGTAAAATagtcaattaataataaaaatcatatggGTGATATAGACTCCATCCTTGGGGGaacaaaaattgaaagattGGATAATTTTgatgtcattttaaatttttggatgaCCAAATTGAGATCAAGTGTATCCTTGGATAACCAAAGTGGTAGTTTATTCTACTAATAATAACTTCTCTAATATAACCATCTGAACCCTCATCATTAGAAAATTTACCATATTCCATATCCCGACCTATACTAGTATGATATGAGACTACTTTGTGCAACTGCAACCTAGAGCCATAAGCAATTTATCAAGCACACCAAAATGAGTGAAACCACACAGTATAACCTGAATAGTAATATGCTAATACAGATATTACAATTATTACCAATTAAAGTTGCAACTTACTTCTTGAAcatgtttttcaagagatttcaGCCTTGAATCTTGCTCCACATGGTCACGATTTATATCAGATTTCATTTCTCCAATAGATTTGTCAAGATTGTAACAGTATAATTCCAATTGTGATAGCCTTGAACTAATTCCCTCTAGAAACCGCATTAGGTTGTCAGCATATTTTTTCATACTCTTCTCTACAGTCGCAATCACATCTTGACTTAAAGAATCTTCAGGTGGATTATAAGCAGTAGTAGGAAACATTGATGTTCTTGCCATCCTTGATTTGTGAAAATCCTGCCAAAAAGTTAGTTGATATGAGATTCAAAAACTTACCAGATATGCATAAAAGGCACATGTGGCAATATATGTgcatataaaaaacaataagcTTGACTGCTTGAAAATGATCAAGAAAACTCAATAAAGCAAGCACAACAGTTCTGAGTAAACAGAAAACCTGGTTAACCACAATAACGAATTTAATTAAATGGGACAATTTCACTTTACCACtttaagcataaaaaaaagtatgttatTATCAGTCTCCTTCGTCCTCATATATCCAAAACAAAGTAGGCCAACAAAAGATTGCATTTCTAGTTTTAAAAGAGAGGATTGATCAATTATGTTCCAAACATAGAGTGAATCATGTTCATCAATCTATTAGTAAGGGCACCTGACTGCACAAACTAAAAGTATCACACTATCTGATCCCCCAAAACATTTATACCTGGCACACTTGGGCACAATTCGTCATTGACTCTCTCAACAGCCAACCACGTTGACATCATTCATCTCACATATCAGTGCTTATGAATAGCATAAAAAAACTCAAACAGGCATTCGAATACAGAAAACCCAACATACAACAAATGCATACTACACCAACacatttatttttcctctcactCTCATACACTTCTCTTCTTTCAATGTTAAACAGCTCATCCAATCATGCACACCACACCAGAATCCACATCCCTTAAACCAACTCCAAGACCTTAAATCCATCGACATACCACACTCATATTTCAGTCCCACCAATAAGTCAAAGCAACCTCATCAACCAAAACGAATTCCATAACCCCAAAAGAAAACATCTTCATATTCATTTCATTTCACCAcaaaattttcaattgacaCTAAAACAATCAAT comes from the Glycine soja cultivar W05 chromosome 6, ASM419377v2, whole genome shotgun sequence genome and includes:
- the LOC114417206 gene encoding basic salivary proline-rich protein 4-like, with the protein product MASGSSGRGNSASKGFDFASDDILCSYDDYANRDSTSNGNHTDPDFHKSRMARTSMFPTTAYNPPEDSLSQDVIATVEKSMKKYADNLMRFLEGISSRLSQLELYCYNLDKSIGEMKSDINRDHVEQDSRLKSLEKHVQEVHRSVQILRDKQELAETQKELAKLQLAQKESSSSSHSQSNEERSSPTTDPKKTDNASDANNQQLALALPHQIAPQPQPAAPSAQAAASNVTQAPQQPPYYIPPTPMPNSALPQHPQNQYLPSDQQYRTPQLVAPQPTPSQVTPSPPVQQFSHYQQPQQQQQPPQQQQQQWSQQVQPSQPPPMQSQVRPSSPNVYPPYQPNQATNPSPAETLPNSMAMQMPYSGVPPQGSNRADAIPYGYGGAGRTVPQQPPPQQMKSSFPAPPGEMYGPTGSLPALPPPSSAYMMYDGEGGRSHHPPQPPHFAQPGYPPTSASLQNPPQGHNLMVRNPNQSQFVRNHPYNELIEKLVSMGFRGDHVASVIQRMEESGQAVDFNSVLDRLSSVGPQRGGWSG